DNA sequence from the Alosa sapidissima isolate fAloSap1 chromosome 13, fAloSap1.pri, whole genome shotgun sequence genome:
aaataaaccctATTATAAAtaggagccccccccccccaagcactGTATATAACACATAGCTTCACCCTGCCAAATCTGATCACCTTCTCGGACGAGACGGCAAAATTGAGCATTCAGTGCACCAGACAAAAACCAACTCCCTCGTCAATACAGGGTTCACTACAAGAAAGACCATTCATCAGGCATTTTGTGTGACAGAAATGTCCCATTTTACCAAACAGGGGTGCAACACCAGAAAGACcgattgattgactgattgcaatatatattatttttctaATTTGTGAAATGATGACCAAAactaaaagagagaaagagatcctgatacaaaatattttgacaaacaACTTCACGGAAGTTAGTgatgttttttcttctttttgtaaTAAAATCAAAGTAAAAGCCATCCAGGAGATCCTGTAACTCTTCTGGAAGGACCTTTTAGATGCAGCGTAAGCCCCTGTCGAATGTCATACTTTCTTTGCTGATTAGGTCTAACACTCCTTGAGAAAAGGAAACATAacacaaccaaaacaaaaacacatccacaaaactgaaaacaaagacaaagaaaaacagattcatttgaccttcaaccttTGTCTGTAAACATGACGCTTCCCACTGTGACCTCATGGGACAACGCAGAGCATGACAGATCCATCTCATACACACTTACAGCTCATCATACACACTGACCACATACACACTGCCACACAGTCAGGTCACATGGCATTGCATCTCCGTAATGCAGGCTGTGACATAAGGTAAACAATAATGCATTTACCATATTAAGATCAGTTTGACACTTATTTTACATCAATTCCCATAACTTGTAGCCTATGATCCTAATGATGAAATCCACAATTAATTGAGACTTCAATTCACTGTGCGATTTGAATAATGTAAATGTTTTTCCTTTCAGTCAGTGTCAAGCTAGTAAACCATACCACTGAACCAATGAGTGGCATCTCAAAATATCAAAAACAGTTTGGCTTAAGTGGCATTTCTAGAGCAATGCTCAGCACCCAACTTACAacaaaacacgtacacacacacacacacacacacacacacacacaccaagcaaatGATGGGTAACCTCACAGGTGGAAAAAACAGGAATAAATAAAAAGCTAACCATTATCAAATAAGTGCAATCCTTCCATGTGGCAAACTACTTGCATGCAGGTTCATTCCGGTGACAAATATTTTAGCAGCATAAGCTAAATGATAGACAGTAATAAGCAAACGGCCTTCTCAGTGCTGTGGCTTACTCAGCTTTTAcagtggaaaacaaacatttctgtaTATGTAGTCTGTGGGGAGGCTATAAGTGAGATTAGGCTGCTGTATAATCATACCGAGACAGGTGAGGATGAGCTTTCTGTGCATCCACATATTACCGGCTTGGGTGCCACAACTTTCAGTTTGTGCTCATTTGCCCCAAGTTAGATTAGCCGTGGCATGTAATTCTGAAATGACATTGCAAGAGCTGCGCTCGCCCCTGTGAGATTGGAGATCTCGATTTCCCTGCTAAACATCCGACAATAGCTCAACGTTGCTGAGAAAGGTCAAGCTCTCTTCACTAGGCCTGAGAGCAACCTTTGGGAATTTCTGATTGGATACAATGACAACCAATGGGGGTGTGAGAGCATCCTGCCGACGACGCCAACACACCCCTGTAAACTACCGAGCGTGAGAGGAGACTACGGTTctggaaaacaaaaaacaaaacaaaaaaaacaggctCAAGTGGCACAGTGGCGAGGATGAAGTGAAGAGAAAGCAAATCGATCATGGCGACATGGCGAAACTGCAGCTCACTGCTGGCTCAGAtgatttgttgttttttgttgtagGGGGAACGTTACTGTGGTGCCGTGTTGCCATTTGTAGTCGTCTTGTCTTGCCCAACCCCGCCCCAACATGGGGTTATCAACCCACAGGTGTCAGCACTTCCTGCAGCATTGGGGAAAGAGATGTCGCCAGCCTGCATTGCCCCCTGCAGGTGGAAGACCAGTCTTGAGTCTCAGCTGCCGTTCAGCAGCACCTCAGGCCCGGTGGTGGAGGAGTGGGGGCTATCGGAGCGTGATGGTGGGCCCGTCTTCATCATCAGCTTCCCTATGCCCAGCCTCCCAGAGCCAAGGCCTCCCGGAGACAAAGCCTTCctgttttaaacacacacaaaatgcaaaatataaaCATGTTCTTGTACATAAAGACACAAAGCTGAACGCATATGcaaacatgtttgtgtatgagtttgTGCGCGTCTCTGTGCGTGTCTTTGTGCGTGCGTAAATCTTACCTGAAGGCCATCTTCTTGAGCAGGTGATGGTCCATCCCATCGGGAGAGAGCTTCTGGGGCTGGGGCTCAGTGCTGGGGGGGGGCAGATGAGAGCTCTGGGGGGGTACTCTCACCTCCAGGGGCTCCTGCCGAGAGGAACAGGCAGTGTGCTTTAGACAGATGAGTTTAAATCTGCCCAGCAACACATGTCTGTGGTCCTGAACGTAGAGCCATTATGGAGTTTAGAGTAGCCAGCATATTGGCAGCACAACTGCCATTTAATGGGGTCATAGTCAACCGTTGGAGCCCATAAAAACTAGCTAGCAAGTTTATTCATTAATGCATTTGAGCAATGAATTCTGTAATACAAATGCTattcttctcacactttttGCAGGATGTCTAACCAATAGCAAAACCTATATAGTACACAACATGGGTAGCTACTCATTTATCTAACCATGTATCAAGTAAATTTGAAACCCTTACTGACCAAAGTCAATAAATAGAGAAAGGAATGTAAAAACCTGCATGCCTTAACTTCTATATACATATATTCTATATATACATACTCAAGCATTTTTTTCTTACATTTCCACCTTAGTTAATGCAATTTCAGCATGCCAACAACCCGATCTGTTCTCCAGGTATAGAATGGGTGAACCTGCACCTGCATGGGGTTCTGGTGTGGCTCGTTGTCCTCCAAGTCCAAGGCAGACAGTTCCAACTCGATGTCCCGGTCTGGTTCACTCTCTGCACAGTACGGACTCGTTTCTGCATGAAGGAGATCCATCCCCAGCTtctctccaccaatcagagaGGGCCGGCGTGCTTGCAGCTCTGCCACGCCCAACTGGTCACTattcaacatacacacagacaaatgttgAGAAACTTATAAGCAAGAGACAAATGGTTTATATGAATCCAAATCATTTATACCTGGACATATGGATATTATAAAGAAAAACCTGTTACAGGAAAGTGTTACAGTTTCTGAATTAAGCTTTGAGAGGGTGGGGATTGGCCGAAACGTGAGCCaattcacacacaatcactccaAAGCTGAACGTGCTAGGAGCTGTGAGAACTGAGAGAACACACTGACTGCGGTTCTATTTTTAGATactgagagaggagggaagcaACTGCAGCACAACAGGGGAAtccgagacagagacagagacagagagagagagagagagagagagagatttaacaACAACAGTTTGCCCATATTTAGAGCAGTCACACAGTGCCCACCTGCACACATTCTCCACATTGGCTCACTTATAGCCATTCCCACTTATGGCATACAGGGCCAATGGAGGGCCACCAGATGGCACTAAATCAGGCTGCTTACCTCAGGAAAACAAACATCCTTGCAAATGCATGCACAGATTTAGGGCGCAGCACTTCCGATGCTAGTTCAGGTGCATATATTCGATGCAGCCTTAGAAATAGGCAATGATGACCTAGATCTAGCTTAATTCGGAAACTAGATGCGTAGCACAGCTATGATGTTGGGAATCAGAGATGGGATGACAAACTTTAGAAACATCCCATTTCAGCTTTGAACAGCTTTTCTCCCCCCAATTGCAAACTACCAGACCCATCTGATTAAGTGTGTCCACACAATGACCAAATAGTAAAATCTAACATATGTTATGATATATAATATTTCACCTCTGGTATGGCCTAAGGTTCTACCCACCTCTCCAAGAAGCTGGAGTGGCTGGACGAGTCAGAACCTCGCGGACCCCATCTGTAATCTCCATGTCCAATGTGGGGACTGTAATCTGCAGGAGTACACAACATTTGAGAAAACaattagtaaaaaaaatatacaagTCACATCGGGGATCTTTTTAACTAAATTAAACCAAATATTACTTAAGGGTAAGGAGGCTGTAACCCTGATAAATGAGTCATCCTAAAATTTCCCTTGGgatggatgaataaagtatccatCTTTCTATCTATTTCTCCATCTATAAAATAAACCACAATATAAACAAACCACAATAACTTTATTGACTATGCAGAGGCTGGAGGTGGATTTGTGTGGGTGATTGAGGTTTTATTTAGTACATCGTTTGTTCAATGGAAGGCAGTCTGAGCACGGCTCCTTTTGGGGAGATGAAAGGGAGGGTTTCATTGATATGCACAGTGGTACCCTTcgacacagagagggaaaggagtCCTGCTTAGTGATCAGCCcttgtctctttccctctccctcgctTACCATCTACTCAACAGCAAACCAAAACCTGCAGATTTTCTAGAGCTCTCTGCTTGATTAACACActggcttttgttttgttttgtttcttctgAAGGATAGAGggcgtggaaaaaaaaaaaaaaaaaaaaaaaaaaaaaaaatcacaaatgtGTTTACACTGCTCTGCTGTTTCACATGAAACCACTTCTAGAATCTTCAAATCACATTCTCTTGCACAGCAGCCGTGACATCGGCACACAGAAGCAGTTGACCTGTGTGTTGCCCCTAAAGATGGATGCCCAGATAAATTTCAATAGCTCAGCCTCTTGGAGCATAACCAATTATGGTTATGCTCTAACCAACCAAAATTAATAACCAGCCAACATTTCTACTTGGAGCTCTAaaaagaggaagatgaagacTAATTCATGAGCCACTGTAAGCAGGCTTATACATTTATAGTTTTAGGAACTGTCCTACACTCAAACTGGAACATGGCTCCACATTACAAAGAAACAAGTGAACCATTATCAAAGTCCTTCTAAAAATCTTTACAAGGACCTCTTGAACTTTTACAAGTGCCATGTGTCTTGTACAGCACAATAAAATTCAGTGGTTTGGCTTTGTGTCCAAATCTTAAAATCGTACACATTTTACAATGATTAAATAAAACTattttatgttttcattgtaTTGAGCAAGTAAGTCAATTGACTGAAAGCTGAAGTGACCGTTCGGTGCGCCCTTATGACAGGCTAACCTCTAAAGTTGACAGGCGTGGTGTTGACACTGCCCTGCGAGGCAGTGGCTTGGACTGGGTCAGTGGTGTGGTAGCCGGTCCGGGAGGCGCGGGAGATGGCCCCCCACTTGGAGATGATGGGTCCTTCCCCGAACGGGATGATGGGGTCCTCCTCCTTCAGTCGGCGGTACGGCTCAAACATGTGCAGCCAGCGCTTGCCGGTGCCACTCTCTACATCCTGCTGCAGGCACAGGCAAAAGACAAAGTAAAAGTACAGTGAGTGGGAGTTAGTAGACTCACAAAGTTGTGGTCAGGAATTGGAAGCTGAACGAGCCATTTCTCAGGCAGCGACACCGTCGCTGTTCCACCTGGCCCCATGTGCAAAAAAGACATACGTGTAACATGTTACATTAGCATAGGACAAGCAACTAGAGCACAAATGACACTGTTCACAGAACTTAACTGGAATAAAAACACTGGATAAAAATGTATACTGCATACTAATGCAGGTCACTTTGGCTAAAATTTTCTGCtgaatgactaaatgtaaatattCTGAATAAATCAACAAGCACAAGACTGACAACTACACTAGAGAATGGATCATTCTTGGTTGTCTAGTAACTGcacatgtactgtaaatgttCAAGGATAAGTTTGTGAAGATGTTTGGTAGACATTTGAAGTTTGGGCAAATGTTTTTATTGCTCTCTGGAGCCCTGGATTCTCAGCCAGTTTCATTCCAACTCTACAAGTGAAtgttatcaaagtcaaagtcttgacatgtgaagaaattgacaataaagcagaatTTGACTTTGAATGTTATGCAATAGGTTAAAATATTTGGTGTTCCCAGCAGAAAAATCtcacaaaaatgtttttatttcggTCTGcaacagtcagtgtgtgtgtgtgtgtgtgtgtgtgtgtgtgtgtgtgtgtgtgtgtgtgtgtgtgtgtgtgtgtgtgtgtgtgtgtgtgtgtgtgtgtgtgtgtgtgtgtgtagattagaAAAGAAGCGGTGGGCATCAGCCGTCAGGAagtgtaggaggaggaggaggaggaggaggaggaggaggaggaggagatggtgaAACAGTGCTCGCACTCTTACTGAATTTTAAAATCCATCTATGGTGTGCTTGCACCTCTTACTGAATTTTAAAATCCATCTGTGGTGAGCCCATATGGTCAATCCATCATTCATCGATCATTTAATACGCAGTACATGATCTACCCATAAAAGCCATGGCAGTGATCAATCACGGTAAGCACTAATAAGGAATGGACTGACTGTCTTGGCAGTCAAACAATGGTGGTATGGTGGCAGgacccagccgtggcgcaactggctggggcacctgcaccgtatgcccgcgacccgggttcgattcccgccccgtggtcctttccagatcccaccccgactctctctcccactcacctcctgtctttctccactgtcctgtctaattaaaggcataaaaagccccaaaaaatatacttaaataataataataataataataataatatacttatatataaaaaaaaaaagtgtatggTGGCAGCAGAACAAGCCCTGACCATGTGTTgcgctccagtgtgtgtgtgtgtgtgtgtgtgtgtgtgtgcgcgcacagggCTTTATGTTATTGCTATCGTACAATCTCCTAAaaaagcattggtagttgtCTTCAGACCTGTTGAACTCACATTGAGATCAGGTGAGAGGAAGCAGAGCTCCCAACACTCAGAATCTGCCCTATGAGTAATCATCACTAGACACACCACCAAACCTCTAAATGCACACAAGACTACCCAAAGAGCTGGACTAAAATGTCCGGAAAAGACGTCAGTGGGAGAAATGCATGCATGTGCGGAGaacacatagtgtgtgtgtgtgtgtgtgtgtgtgtgtgtgtgtcctccactCACCATGTGTTGCGAGCAGGAGTTGTACATGGAGCTGGCATAGGGCTCGGAGTCGAAGGGGCTGATGGAGCCACACGACCAGGGCGAGTAGTGGGCCAGACTCTCCTCCGCACGCAACTTACAGCTCACACACGCACCGCCCACACTATCagcatgctgctgctgcagagagagagagagagagagagagagagagagagattgtgcaaGACAAATGAGAGAGGAAGCAAGGCAGACAGAATTCATTAATTAAATTGAAGGAAGAGGGGATTAAAGAGTGGAAACAAGgaggagaaaattaagaagGTGAAGAAAGACGAGAAACGGAAAAAGAATTTGAGTGACCCAGCCGCCCCTAAGATCTGTGAATGTCAGCCCATCCCTGAAGATGACTCAGCGTTTTGCAGAGCAAAACATTCAAACATCCCCCAAATCCTGCTCTGAGAAGCCCTCCATCTCATCACAGTCCCATATACACCTAACCCAGAAGTAAGAATCTGGAGTTCTGAGCTCCACAGAGCTAAGGATGCTACCGTTGCGTCCGCATTCAGCTTCTTACGCCGTTGCCTAGCAACAGTCACACTTTAAATAGCTTAGCATGTGGGATGAAATGAAATTAACAAATTCTGCTACAAGATGACAACACAAAAGGTGAAAAGCGGAAGACGCCTTAAGCCCAAAGCCATTTCACTGTCATTACTCAAACAAATGTAGGTTGGTCGCTTAAAAGGGAAAGTATTTTTCACTCTCgtccacccaaacacacacacacacacacacacacacacaccctacctcAGCACAAAAATCAACAGCAAAGACAGGTGAGGACTGGGAGGGCCGGCTGACGTTGTTATGGTGATGCGCCCACTGTTCCTGTTTACGGTGGATCATGTCCTCGTAGCCGAGAGGTGCGCGTGCATATGAGTCCTGAGAGCAGACAGCGGGACGGTGAGTCtgtcaaaaaaacacacacacacagaagagagtTGAGAGTATTTATGACAACCGTTCTTTGTGAAATGtccttgtatgtatgtgtctgtatatgggtgcatgcaagtgtgtatTAATATGGGTTCAGTGAAACCATTCTGTTGTCCCTtacgtgtgatgtgtgtatataagtgtgcttgtgtgtgtgtgcgcatacccTGTGCAGTGCGGCCCTGTGATCCATGGAGCCGCAGTAAGGGCTGTCCAGTGAGTTATAGCGCTCCCTGGTGGGAGGAGGCTGGCAGGCGGGCGAGTGCAGCACCTCGGGTGGCAGTGAGTTGCTCCGGCCATCCTCCCTCTGGTACAGCTGCGGCCGCCACGCCCGCCTACTGTCGTAGACGGGCGCGTAGACGCCGTGAGCGTGCCCGTGGCCATGAGCGTGCCCGTGGCCGGGGCTAAGGGAGCCGCACGCTGCCGGTGGtgtttgcggcggcggcggctggCCATATGAAGGGCCAAGACGCTCCCGCGTGGCCAACAGAGATGGCTGGTCGGTGTACGGCGACGTTGGGGGATAGGAGGACTCGGCTACGTTGCCAGAGCGCAGGAAACGAGCCACACAGGGTTTGGAGGGGAGGCCGGAGGACGTATAGTAATTAcctggagtgggagagagggagggggggaagggAGAGGGACTGTGTAAATGAGTGCTAAACTAAATGACCGTCAAAAACAAAATAAGGATGTGAGGTACACAGgttaaaaaaagggggaaatCCTCCCCTTCCATTCATCTAAGAAAAGCATCTTCTACAAATGAAAGTGTTCCATTTTGATCACAGCGATCCAGAATTAATTTGTCACGAAAGTAGTTGACTCAGTAAAATCTTTGTTGTTATTTATTCTTGTTTGTACTGCTAATAGCTTGTTGGTGGTTGTCTTCAGACCTGATAAACTCACATTGAGATCAGGTGAGAGGAATCAAAGCTCCCCCACTCAGAATCTGCCCTATGAGTAATCATCACTAGACACACCACCATGCACTACAGAGACAGGAACGCTCAAATGACTGTTCAAATCTTTTGTGCTACATTACAAAAGGTCCATTACATAAACATAGCCAATTCAACTCCTACATACACAGACCAAAGCTGAATTTTTTTGACAGACTTTATGAACAATGTggcctagacaaaaaaaaagggtTGCAAAGCAAGGTTGTTGAAGAGTTAAGTATTTTTTATTAGCTTTTTGTTGAATTATATTAATTCACCCTAATCTACTGGCATTTTTTATCAAGTTTAGAAAatggatttttgcaaaataatcattgaataatcatgATCTCAATATTGTCCAAAACAGGGTTCATTTTTGCCATAATCGAGCAGCCATAACTCACTGGCTGTCTGGAAGGGGGGCACGTCACACGTAGGGGACCGCTGGTCCTGGTAGTAGAGCTCGGGGTGTCCCCTCAACAGGAAGTGGGCAGACTTGGGAGAGGCCCCGCCGCCCATCTCATGGGCTGTGGCGTTGGGAGACAAGAGTAAGGCTTGAGTCTGGCTGACGGGCGTCTTTGGAGGTGAAACAGTCTTTCTGGAAAAAGGATGACgacaaaaatacatttaaacacaaccaAAACACACCAGTAACCACAATGGAATGGAAATTTGCCCGTTTCATACAGCTTATTGTTTTAACAAAGAGCAACAGGTCCATTGTTTTGTTATTCATTCCACTGTAACTAGCACAACTGAAGTTAAGTGAATACAGAAGTGAATAAGGAGTAATTGCATAAATCGAAAAAAAATCAACTTTGTAACTATTAAAAGGCAATTAGATTTTAGACTGTGGACATGCTACGGAATGTAATGTAGAACAACAGCATGACTTACTGCTCTAGGTTAATGGAGGAggactgtgagagtgtgttggcaCCATTGGGTAGCGTCCTCTTCAGGTCATCCAGTGCATCTGCACCGCGGGGGATGAGCTGCGTGGGCGAGTGGCCGTCAGGGGCCTGCGTGTCCTTCTCTGGGCCCTTCAGACACCCCAGAGAGGGCTCGCCCGTCTGGATACCCCCCTTACAGTTGGGCGCTTTACCCATAACCCCCTGGGGGAGCAGGAAGGGGCGGGAGGCCCCACTGAGCTTCTTGTTCCTCATTCTGTACCTGggcaaagaggagagaggactgTACACTCATAAAGAGGTCATAAAGAGGGGAGAATCAGAAGTGATGCTTGCATGGGAGAGTGAATTCATTGTTTGGCCTCACCGTTTACCAGTTACTAAGAGGAATTGAGAGCAAtgtctgcacatgtgtgtacgtgtttgtgtgtgtgtccatatgcatgttttcatatgtgtgtgctcCTATGTGATGTTTGTACCCTCACTTCTTAGCTTGTcccatgtaggtgtgtgtgtgtccatctagtGTGATTGCACCTCTTACTGAGTTTTAAAAATCCATCTATGGTGTGCTTGCACCTCTTACTGAATTTTAAAATCCATCTATGGTGTGCTTGCACCTCTTACTGAATTTTTAAAATGCATCTATGGTGTGCTTGCACCTCTTACATGATTTTAAAATCCATCTGTGGTGAGTCCTTATGGTCAGTCCACCATTCAGCTATCATTTAATACACAGTGCATGATCTACCCATAAAAGCTAAAGATGTATAATACTGATCTTTCAATCAGTCACCTTATTTATCCAATCTATCTATCCACAGTATACATGTTGCATGATCTTTGGCAGACAGACAAAATAACGATCATCCTTCATTAAGTCTGCAATGGCCACGGCAGTGAAcaacaaagattctagaacagagctctgttctagaatctttggtgaaCAATCACGGTAAGCACTGATTGTCCCCCCAGTCATAAAGAATGGACTGACTGTCTTGGCAGTCGAACAAGTGTATGGTGGCAGCAGAACAAGTGTATGATGGCAGCAGGTGTGTGCACTGACCATGTGTTGctctccagagtgtgtgtgtccgtcagaGAGAAGGCTTTATGTTATTGCTGTGCCCTACCTTCACATATTCATTATGATCACTAATTGGTGACAAGTTTAAAAGATTGTACAATCTCTTAAAAAAGCATTGGTTGTGGTCTTCAGACCTGATAAACTCACATTGAGATCAGGTGAGAGGAATCAGAGTTCCCAACACTCAGAATCTGCCCTATGAGTAATCATCACTAGACACACCACCAAACCTCTAAATGCACACGAAACTACCCAAAGAGCAGGACCGGAATGTCCAGAAAAGACGTCAGTGGGAGAAATGCATGTATGTGCGGAGAGcacatagagtgtgtgtgtgtgtgtgtgtgtgtgtgtgtgtgtgtgtgtgcgttcactCACTCTTCCCCAGCTCATCCTAAAGATATGCCAGCCTCTGTGCCAGATCGAGTgtatggatgagtgtgtgtgtgtgtgtgtcctactgcGTTATACctgctgttgctaggttacggggacgctggcgagacacgccgctccgtctggcatcatgtttttgtttgtttttatgtaatgttcgtaattttatgtaatgttctgttatttttgtatttatttgtcaagttaaatgttttcacctTTTATTTACGTTACTTTCGAtagtttttgtgttattcttggTCCTTTTTTCTGGCTGATAACTAACGGTAACGTTAGTTTCTATTCGACTGGGCTGATGAGCTTGCCTTGACTAGAAGCTAGCCGTCCCTCTTCCATCTGACGCTGCACATCCTCTGTCTGGACTCGTCTGGACGGAAAGATTGCTCAGGGCAATGGGCATACTCTGCGAGAGATCTGCAGCAGCCACGACCACCGAGCTgcggctgacctgcgagctgccataacgttaacattaacgtATAGCCTCTGACGCTGGGTGCCTgcagtctggattgagtgctaACGTGGGGAGCTCTGATGGCGACGTCGGGAGAAGCAACAAACGTCTTGCTAAAGCCACCGAGCTGCTGATCAGCAGGAAGATCGCCCATCATGACTTCAGACTGTTGTTCTTTCCGGTGCTCTGCTCTCTAGACTGCCAGTAGTGCTAAATCTGAGTTGGTCAGTGAAAGATCTTTGTTGGTCTTGCATTGGCAGTTTCACgcgggtcatcattgcccttggactttttcagccggttggaaattggactaattttaacatgattattattattttatttatttattttcaattttctgtgttgtctgtcttgtatgtcttagtgtcacgggaacgctggcgactacgccgctccgtccggcatcttttgtgtttgttatttttttttaaatgtttttgtcatctggtgtcaacgctggcgactacgccgctccgtctggcattttttgtcttattgtcttttgttttttgtcaatgtattgtatgtagagcgctttgggttgcactttgtgcatgttaaatgcgctatactaaataaaactgacttgacttgacttgacttgctgaACTCTCCAGTTTGCATTTTATCCTGCACGCCTCAGACAAGGTGTggttgtatgcacacacacacacacacacacacgtgtgcatttCTATATGTATATATTCAACAGTGTTATGTCTGTGCCTACTCACTTCTCTAGTTCGTCCTGAGTATGGGCAAAAGTGCAGTTGGACCCTCGTGGGCAGCCCCCCTGCTGCCGTAGGTCTCTGCACATGCTAGTCTTGTACTTGCTGTTCGGCTGTGGctgaaaaaacacacagatcagtgacccaacacacacacactattgaaACAGACTCTTATCTGCACAGTATGCATCGACATCTGGCATACATCttgttttgcacacacacacaaacaactcaACATTACACTGAGAGCCGTCTTACAAAGCAGGATTACACAGTTGTTCAGACAACTACACTAAGGAAAAAAACTCCATGAC
Encoded proteins:
- the rc3h2 gene encoding roquin-2 isoform X12, translating into MPVQAAQWTEFLSCPICYNEFDGSSHKPISLGCSHTVCKTCLHKLHRKACPFDQTAISTDIDLLPVNRALLQLVGAQVPDGPNVSLSSAVDSEHYEVCRACVEELALYLKPISGGKGVATLSPSALSRPMQRKLVTLVNCQLVEEEGRVRAVRAGRSLGERTVTELILQHQNPQQLSANLWAAVRARGCQFLGPAMQEDALKLVLLALEDGSALSRKVLVLFVVQKLEARFPQASKTSIGHVVQLLYRASCFKVTKRDEDSSLMQLKEEFRTYEALRREHDAQIVHIAMEAGLRISPEQWSSLLYGDLVHKSHMQSIIDKLQSPESFAKSVQELTIVLQRTGDPANLNSLRPHLELLANIDHNADAAPPTWEELESVMLAVKVVVHGLVEFIQNFSKKSHETPQPQPNSKYKTSMCRDLRQQGGCPRGSNCTFAHTQDELEKYRMRNKKLSGASRPFLLPQGVMGKAPNCKGGIQTGEPSLGCLKGPEKDTQAPDGHSPTQLIPRGADALDDLKRTLPNGANTLSQSSSINLEQKTVSPPKTPVSQTQALLLSPNATAHEMGGGASPKSAHFLLRGHPELYYQDQRSPTCDVPPFQTASNYYTSSGLPSKPCVARFLRSGNVAESSYPPTSPYTDQPSLLATRERLGPSYGQPPPPQTPPAACGSLSPGHGHAHGHGHAHGVYAPVYDSRRAWRPQLYQREDGRSNSLPPEVLHSPACQPPPTRERYNSLDSPYCGSMDHRAALHRTHRPAVCSQDSYARAPLGYEDMIHRKQEQWAHHHNNVSRPSQSSPVFAVDFCAEHADSVGGACVSCKLRAEESLAHYSPWSCGSISPFDSEPYASSMYNSCSQHMDVESGTGKRWLHMFEPYRRLKEEDPIIPFGEGPIISKWGAISRASRTGYHTTDPVQATASQGSVNTTPVNFRDYSPHIGHGDYRWGPRGSDSSSHSSFLESDQLGVAELQARRPSLIGGEKLGMDLLHAETSPYCAESEPDRDIELELSALDLEDNEPHQNPMQDHRHVLLGRFKLICLKHTACSSRQEPLEVRVPPQSSHLPPPSTEPQPQKLSPDGMDHHLLKKMAFRKALSPGGLGSGRLGIGKLMMKTGPPSRSDSPHSSTTGPEVLLNGS
- the rc3h2 gene encoding roquin-2 isoform X8 gives rise to the protein MPVQAAQWTEFLSCPICYNEFDGSSHKPISLGCSHTVCKTCLHKLHRKACPFDQTAISTDIDLLPVNRALLQLVGAQVPDGPNVSLSSAVDSEHYEVCRACVEELALYLKPISGGKGVATLSPSALSRPMQRKLVTLVNCQLVEEEGRVRAVRAGRSLGERTVTELILQHQNPQQLSANLWAAVRARGCQFLGPAMQEDALKLVLLALEDGSALSRKVLVLFVVQKLEARFPQASKTSIGHVVQLLYRASCFKVTKRDEDSSLMQLKEEFRTYEALRREHDAQIVHIAMEAGLRISPEQWSSLLYGDLVHKSHMQSIIDKLQSPESFAKSVQELTIVLQRTGDPANLNSLRPHLELLANIDHNADAAPPTWEELESVMLAVKVVVHGLVEFIQNFSKKSHETPQPQPNSKYKTSMCRDLRQQGGCPRGSNCTFAHTQDELEKYRMRNKKLSGASRPFLLPQGVMGKAPNCKGGIQTGEPSLGCLKGPEKDTQAPDGHSPTQLIPRGADALDDLKRTLPNGANTLSQSSSINLEQKTVSPPKTPVSQTQALLLSPNATAHEMGGGASPKSAHFLLRGHPELYYQDQRSPTCDVPPFQTASNYYTSSGLPSKPCVARFLRSGNVAESSYPPTSPYTDQPSLLATRERLGPSYGQPPPPQTPPAACGSLSPGHGHAHGHGHAHGVYAPVYDSRRAWRPQLYQREDGRSNSLPPEVLHSPACQPPPTRERYNSLDSPYCGSMDHRAALHRTHRPAVCSQDSYARAPLGYEDMIHRKQEQWAHHHNNVSRPSQSSPVFAVDFCAEQQQHADSVGGACVSCKLRAEESLAHYSPWSCGSISPFDSEPYASSMYNSCSQHMQDVESGTGKRWLHMFEPYRRLKEEDPIIPFGEGPIISKWGAISRASRTGYHTTDPVQATASQGSVNTTPVNFRDYSPHIGHGDYRWGPRGSDSSSHSSFLESDQLGVAELQARRPSLIGGEKLGMDLLHAETSPYCAESEPDRDIELELSALDLEDNEPHQNPMQDHRHVLLGRFKLICLKHTACSSRQEPLEVRVPPQSSHLPPPSTEPQPQKLSPDGMDHHLLKKMAFRKALSPGGLGSGRLGIGKLMMKTGPPSRSDSPHSSTTGPEVLLNGS